A stretch of Perognathus longimembris pacificus isolate PPM17 chromosome 1, ASM2315922v1, whole genome shotgun sequence DNA encodes these proteins:
- the Ninj1 gene encoding ninjurin-1: protein MDSATEEYELNGELHPGSPGSPAVSPPRWGFRNQPINLNHYANKKSAAESMLDVALLMANASQLKAVVEQGPAFAFFVPLVVLISISLVLQIGVGVLLIFLVKYDLNNPAKHAKLDFLNNLATGLVFIIVVVNIFITAFGVQKPMIDVAPRQ from the exons ATGGACTCGGCCACCGAGGAGTACGAGCTTAATGGCGAGCTGCACCCAGGCTCGCCTGGCTCTCCCGCGGTCTCG CCTCCCCGCTGGGGCTTTAGGAACCAGCCCATCAACTTGAACCATTATGCCAACAAGAAGAGTGCGGCCGAGAGCATGCTGGATGTTGCGCTGCTAATGGCCAATGCGTCCCAGCTGAAGGCCGTGGTGGAGCAGGGTCCTGCCTTTGCCTTCTTCGTGCCCCTAGTGGTCCTCATCTCCATCTCCCTGGTGCTGCAGATCGGCGTGGGTGTGCTGCTCATCTTCCTCG TCAAGTATGACCTTAACAATCCAGCCAAGCATGCCAAGCTAGACTTCCTGAACAACCTAGCTACGGGTCTGGTATTCATCATCGTGGTGGTCAACATCTTCATCACAGCTTTTGGGGTCCAGAAGCCCATGATTGATGTGGCACCCCGGCAATAG